A window of Ammospiza nelsoni isolate bAmmNel1 chromosome 19, bAmmNel1.pri, whole genome shotgun sequence contains these coding sequences:
- the SMIM36 gene encoding small integral membrane protein 36, protein MDFYLEIDPVTLNLIILVSSYVILLLVFLISCVLYDCRGKDPSKEYAPEVPADSQPPIRLVVMQQGSPGTRWAKGLVSAYENPADLPGKRTTVV, encoded by the coding sequence atggatttttatttggAGATTGACCCCGTTACCTTGAATCTCATCATTCTGGTATCTAGCTATGTCATTCTGCTTCTGGTTTTCCTGATCTCCTGCGTGCTCTATGACTGCAGAGGGAAGGATCCCAGCAAGGAATATGCTCCCGAGGTCCCTGCAGACAGCCAGCCCCCGATCCGGCTGGTGGTGATGCAGCAGGGCTCCCCTGGCACTCGCTGGGCAAAGGGGCTCGTCTCTGCCTACGAGAACCCTGCTGATCTGCCTGGGAAAAGGACTACAGTGGTGTGA